Proteins from a genomic interval of Rhodothermus marinus:
- a CDS encoding T9SS type A sorting domain-containing protein: MRRLVTTLLMLGMGLLPALPLKAQSAGDYRTRASGNWSQASVWERYTGATWAPATSAPTGAETITVQSTDSVYVDVAVTITGRLINQGVVHAEEGMLTIGDGGVYQHDRDAGKIPLATWAEGSTLHLTGVEAQAPADRNQSYYNIIFETPNLLSNLNMNLDEVTIGGDIRVLDTGSARWYLTTAAVNDTSEITIMGDVYVEKGNFAVHGTSNAYTTFIVHHYGNIVVTGGNFSISRGSQPGGTTTWYLYEGDFSMENATTQSSTATPGGAKFVFARQGTQRLTLGEGNDIRALPIEVAEGTTLEMGQSRLAGEGIFYLHAGATLGTALPGGVAAIFENVTGQVTLEDESSYAFNGTEHQETSTRMPTVVRDLIIDNPAGVTLSQETTINGVLRLKAGVFDNTIPFTLGPNGSISYEGGSLLQPVANEPIDDVPQRFVLEQNYPNPFHRTTTIRFGLPSSGYVSIKLYDLLGREVMTVLEGHQAAGFHEVTLDAGRLSPGLYWYRLQSAEHVITRQLMLIK, encoded by the coding sequence ATGCGACGCCTTGTTACAACGCTGTTGATGCTGGGCATGGGGCTCCTGCCGGCGCTGCCGCTGAAGGCGCAGTCGGCCGGAGACTACCGGACGCGCGCCAGTGGAAACTGGAGCCAGGCTTCCGTCTGGGAACGATACACCGGGGCCACCTGGGCGCCGGCAACCAGTGCCCCGACCGGAGCTGAGACGATCACGGTGCAGAGTACCGACTCGGTGTACGTGGACGTGGCCGTCACGATCACCGGGCGCCTGATCAACCAGGGCGTGGTCCATGCCGAAGAAGGCATGCTGACCATCGGCGACGGCGGCGTCTATCAGCATGACCGCGACGCCGGCAAAATCCCGCTGGCCACCTGGGCCGAAGGGTCCACGCTGCATCTGACCGGCGTGGAAGCACAGGCCCCGGCCGACCGCAACCAGTCCTATTACAACATCATTTTCGAAACGCCCAATCTGCTGTCGAATCTCAACATGAACCTCGACGAGGTGACGATCGGCGGAGATATCCGGGTGCTCGACACCGGCTCGGCCCGCTGGTATCTGACCACGGCCGCCGTCAACGACACCTCGGAGATCACCATCATGGGGGATGTCTACGTAGAAAAAGGCAATTTCGCCGTCCATGGCACCAGCAACGCCTATACGACCTTCATCGTGCACCATTACGGCAACATCGTCGTAACGGGCGGCAACTTCTCCATCAGCCGTGGTTCGCAGCCGGGCGGTACGACCACCTGGTACCTCTACGAAGGGGACTTTTCGATGGAGAACGCCACCACGCAGAGTTCCACGGCCACGCCCGGCGGCGCGAAGTTCGTCTTTGCCAGGCAGGGCACGCAGCGATTGACGCTCGGCGAGGGTAACGACATTCGGGCGTTGCCGATCGAGGTGGCCGAGGGTACCACCCTGGAAATGGGCCAGAGCCGACTGGCCGGCGAGGGAATTTTCTACCTGCATGCCGGCGCCACGCTGGGTACGGCGCTTCCCGGTGGCGTGGCGGCTATTTTTGAAAACGTGACCGGTCAAGTAACGCTTGAAGACGAGTCCAGCTATGCCTTCAACGGCACGGAGCACCAGGAGACCAGCACCCGCATGCCGACCGTCGTGCGCGACCTGATCATCGACAACCCGGCCGGCGTGACACTCTCGCAGGAGACCACGATCAACGGCGTGCTCCGGTTGAAGGCGGGGGTGTTCGACAACACGATTCCGTTCACGCTGGGTCCCAACGGGTCGATTTCCTACGAGGGAGGTAGCCTGCTGCAGCCGGTGGCCAACGAGCCGATCGATGACGTGCCGCAGCGGTTCGTGCTCGAGCAGAACTATCCGAATCCGTTCCATCGAACCACCACGATTCGGTTCGGCCTCCCCTCCAGTGGCTACGTTTCGATCAAGCTCTACGATCTACTGGGCCGGGAGGTCATGACCGTGTTGGAAGGGCATCAGGCGGCGGGCTTCCACGAGGTGACGCTCGATGCCGGCCGATTGAGTCCGGGCCTCTACTGGTACCGGCTGCAGTCCGCCGAGCACGTGATCACCCGGCAGCTGATGCTGATCAAATAA
- a CDS encoding PorV/PorQ family protein: MRIHIALMALCFAGLSMLGADNVRAQKVGSTSMQFLKVMPSARGTAVGEAYSVWASGAEAVFWNPGGLADVGRHEFSLTYVDWLFDARQGAFAYALSLGNFGALGLQIQYVDFGVFEETTNELPYIIDPERPGMTGRTFRPYGYLVGISYGRYLTDRFSLGLSAKYAYESLFSEKTVENVMIRQGVYDNVKTWASGILFDFGLRYNTGFRTVQIASAVQNFGPDVRYAVESYPVPLLFRVGIAAHLWGPVGLLQGGQETHRLRAAFDIFHPNDYAQQFHMGFEYEFMNILALRGGYKFNYDSDGLTLGAGLNYSIGGVHIAMDYSYGSMGAYLESVQRISLRVVVP, from the coding sequence ATGCGGATTCACATAGCGCTCATGGCCCTGTGCTTTGCGGGCCTGTCGATGCTCGGGGCCGACAACGTACGGGCGCAGAAGGTGGGCAGCACCTCCATGCAATTTCTGAAGGTGATGCCTTCGGCCCGGGGTACTGCCGTCGGCGAGGCCTACAGCGTCTGGGCCTCCGGCGCCGAGGCCGTGTTCTGGAATCCGGGCGGCCTGGCCGACGTCGGGCGGCATGAGTTTTCGCTGACCTATGTGGACTGGCTGTTCGATGCACGCCAGGGGGCGTTTGCTTATGCCCTTTCGCTGGGGAATTTCGGCGCCCTGGGCCTTCAGATTCAGTACGTGGATTTCGGTGTCTTTGAAGAGACCACCAACGAATTGCCCTACATCATCGACCCCGAGCGGCCGGGCATGACGGGGCGCACCTTCAGGCCATACGGCTATCTGGTGGGCATTTCGTACGGGCGCTACCTGACCGATCGCTTTTCGCTGGGATTGAGTGCGAAATATGCCTACGAATCGCTCTTCAGCGAGAAGACTGTCGAAAATGTAATGATTCGACAGGGCGTCTATGACAACGTAAAGACATGGGCTTCCGGGATTCTGTTTGACTTTGGCCTGCGCTACAACACGGGTTTCCGAACGGTGCAGATCGCTTCGGCCGTGCAGAATTTCGGGCCGGATGTGCGCTACGCCGTCGAGTCCTATCCGGTCCCGCTGCTGTTCCGGGTGGGCATCGCCGCCCATCTGTGGGGGCCGGTCGGTCTGCTGCAGGGAGGGCAGGAAACCCATCGCCTCCGCGCCGCCTTCGACATCTTTCATCCCAACGATTATGCACAGCAATTCCATATGGGGTTTGAATATGAATTCATGAACATTCTGGCGTTGCGGGGTGGCTACAAATTCAATTACGACTCGGACGGTCTGACGCTGGGAGCAGGCCTGAATTACAGCATCGGCGGTGTCCATATCGCCATGGATTACAGTTACGGGTCGATGGGGGCTTACCTGGAGAGTGTGCAACGGATAAGCCTGAGGGTGGTCGTACCATGA
- a CDS encoding T9SS type A sorting domain-containing protein, translating to MRSMKYIACGVLLCYLAVAQVAAQERQWQVHRRGLLHQTVFNTGELGRPYSAGGTVPEGRPSLEWPPNSRLILERRNYPGHHNSFGSGIWLAATTPSGRQYAFCGAVSNTSGEPVPVVGVYSFPLEIRRIENYPVLASGELNPDYNPDEAEEIIISRWDTPVGIRVTRTSRAWSYPGYDSFIIYEYEFQNVTSDTLKDVFITFAETFGPSMFGWQRNYGVWSEASLRGQPPAGTGDVFARFDLKRWLSYVHTRDGFPEPFYFEQWSQPGDRGGLNAPQAVGLLVLHYDYEHLATRDQTQQVFLVPSDSAGMWDENGKAKQPFLLRYENGNLYETKIGTWMDPMLRRKTAIWQGPTDSTRFVTQFEPDLWPYWKGRTKGSTNLSWWQPAVHALGFFPYILPPGETIRFAVAEVVGYGPGQKGDKIYKDLGGRVRAGVDAGEYFSPVPSWYEQLAYPHLGSKGFIGSTYLSEHPLPWYVTPPVISIRDVADRAIELYTGRPLAKYDTLQYDPATAPPRGRYNTIPIPFPAPAIRVENTQSGANRIIWGNQVERFTSPRLRAPFSHYEVLRAPHPLGPWKVIDEVEPEDPRYFNPETGEYAILDPDSRPGETVAYAVVSVDEAGGRSGMTNLTIHETQAPAAQRLGKVYVIPNPLIVTSGLTGSDPHGDILDRIQFVGLTRRCTIRIYSYTGQLVRIIEHNEDAFGEPWYQLSINNQIIASGVYFFVVEDHETGERATGKFVVIH from the coding sequence ATGCGATCGATGAAATACATAGCCTGTGGCGTGCTCCTGTGCTATCTGGCGGTGGCTCAGGTAGCCGCGCAGGAGCGGCAGTGGCAGGTGCACCGCCGCGGTCTATTGCATCAGACGGTTTTCAACACGGGTGAGCTGGGCCGGCCGTACAGTGCGGGCGGGACGGTACCGGAGGGACGTCCTTCGCTGGAATGGCCCCCGAATTCCCGCCTCATTCTGGAGCGGCGCAATTATCCCGGCCACCACAACTCCTTTGGCAGCGGCATCTGGCTGGCGGCCACGACGCCTTCCGGGCGCCAGTATGCTTTCTGCGGGGCGGTCTCGAACACCAGCGGCGAGCCGGTGCCGGTCGTCGGGGTTTACAGCTTTCCGCTGGAAATCCGACGCATCGAGAACTATCCTGTGCTGGCTTCGGGCGAACTGAACCCCGACTACAATCCCGACGAGGCCGAAGAGATCATCATTTCACGATGGGATACGCCCGTGGGCATCCGGGTCACGCGGACCAGCCGCGCCTGGAGCTATCCGGGCTATGACAGCTTCATTATCTATGAGTATGAATTTCAAAATGTTACTTCAGATACACTGAAAGATGTTTTCATCACGTTTGCCGAGACCTTCGGGCCGTCGATGTTCGGCTGGCAGCGGAACTATGGCGTCTGGTCGGAGGCTTCGCTGCGCGGGCAGCCCCCGGCGGGGACGGGGGATGTGTTCGCCCGCTTTGATCTGAAGCGCTGGCTGAGCTATGTCCACACGCGCGACGGTTTTCCGGAGCCCTTCTACTTTGAACAGTGGTCCCAGCCCGGCGATCGTGGCGGGCTCAATGCCCCACAGGCCGTCGGCCTGTTGGTGCTCCACTACGACTACGAGCATCTGGCCACGCGGGATCAGACGCAGCAGGTTTTCCTGGTGCCGTCCGACAGCGCGGGCATGTGGGACGAAAACGGCAAGGCCAAGCAGCCCTTCCTGCTCCGCTACGAAAACGGCAACCTTTACGAGACCAAGATCGGCACCTGGATGGACCCGATGCTGCGGCGCAAAACGGCCATCTGGCAGGGGCCTACCGATTCCACGCGGTTCGTAACGCAGTTCGAGCCGGATCTCTGGCCTTACTGGAAAGGACGCACAAAGGGCTCTACCAACCTGTCCTGGTGGCAGCCTGCCGTGCATGCGCTCGGTTTCTTCCCGTACATCCTGCCGCCGGGCGAAACGATCCGCTTCGCGGTGGCCGAAGTCGTCGGCTACGGTCCGGGACAGAAGGGGGACAAAATCTATAAAGACCTGGGCGGACGGGTACGTGCCGGCGTCGATGCCGGGGAATACTTCAGCCCCGTGCCCAGCTGGTACGAACAACTGGCGTATCCGCATCTGGGCAGCAAAGGATTTATCGGCAGCACCTATCTGTCGGAGCACCCGCTTCCCTGGTACGTGACGCCTCCGGTGATTTCCATCCGGGATGTGGCCGATCGCGCCATCGAACTCTACACGGGCAGGCCGCTGGCCAAGTACGATACGCTGCAGTACGATCCGGCCACGGCGCCCCCGCGGGGACGGTACAACACGATCCCGATTCCATTCCCGGCCCCGGCCATCCGGGTGGAAAACACCCAGTCCGGCGCCAACCGGATCATCTGGGGGAATCAGGTGGAGCGCTTCACTTCGCCCAGACTCCGCGCCCCCTTCAGCCACTACGAAGTGCTGCGGGCACCGCATCCGCTGGGGCCCTGGAAGGTGATCGACGAGGTCGAGCCCGAAGATCCGCGCTACTTCAACCCGGAGACCGGTGAGTACGCCATCCTCGACCCGGACAGCCGGCCGGGCGAAACCGTGGCATACGCCGTGGTCTCGGTGGACGAAGCCGGCGGCCGAAGCGGCATGACCAACCTGACGATCCATGAAACCCAGGCACCGGCGGCCCAGCGGCTGGGCAAAGTGTACGTCATCCCCAATCCGCTCATCGTTACCAGTGGCCTTACGGGAAGCGATCCGCATGGCGACATCCTGGACCGCATTCAGTTCGTGGGGCTGACGCGACGGTGCACCATTCGGATCTACTCCTACACCGGCCAGCTCGTCCGCATCATCGAGCATAACGAGGATGCCTTCGGCGAGCCGTGGTATCAGCTGTCGATCAATAACCAGATCATTGCCTCCGGGGTGTACTTCTTCGTGGTGGAAGATCACGAAACGGGCGAACGGGCTACCGGCAAGTTTGTCGTGATTCACTGA
- a CDS encoding TonB-dependent receptor produces MVSGLEGFRKRSARWWGVLGLLVLLPTGVVAQNVGRIAGVVTDAATGDPLPGVNVTIEGTTLGAASDIDGQYYILNVPPGRYTVRASMIGYQPVVVENVVVHADRTTELNFALQEATVEIGEIVVQAVRPDVERDKTSTSQIVRFDEVQAIPGIRDIGDVLTLAADVIDGHFRGGRQGEEYYTLQGMGIVNPLDNSSAFMPIMSAVEEVEVITSGFSARYGNAQSGVVRISMKEGSRTHWSTRIDSRFRAPGRKHFGPSVFDPEANPYLKLLYYNEGNIWLTGDPGSDTPQPFYGAMASGLTSYFAGDTLAQLAMARALYEQMRRDINREYGNEIDYQLELATGGPINERMRMFMALGIRKEWPFLPTENPDVEYQAMGNVVVDVTQNTTFRLSGGMAHQRNNVFPGRNSVSGYQRWLWDRIVGLEDRRRTNVQLGGRLTHVLSPSTYYELQLSTLHTFDEIGSAPTPPVLPDTVDLNWAVGTLSWPNNNSPDGINYQVGNDLFQQEKTRTISFEGSFTSQVTPAHLVQGGVQINSYLIDVSNFINVRSTRYEENYRARPFEGAVYLQDKMEFEGLIANVGLRLDVWYSGMDYYVDLFEPFGKPDSVGRFDPGKGVREKPPVHVRLQPRLGISFPISSTTVFHLNYGSFMQRPSFQYIVSRQIGQLRNEPIYLGNPRLRPETTNSYDVGFVQALGGGFTLDVSGYYKDVKNLVQQADFIDDRAGYQVSSYFNLDYADIRGFRIALTKRRGSFTGAINYQYSHATGKSPTATAATPIFNRDTLGVVTTDLTNVPTRDILLDFDRRHNLIVTATYATGANWGPRIFGKYVLNNMTFSVYSVLRSGRPYTSPSDLRRINAKRTPAEYNTDLKIAKRFRNFFGASASFYFEVFNLFNNKILNYSYLFRRPTPTNPNLPLQYYEQYGIDDRENGVRYWWDKGRQGPFAVDQSFLIYSNQPRSYHFGMILEF; encoded by the coding sequence ATGGTAAGCGGACTGGAAGGCTTCCGGAAACGGTCGGCCCGGTGGTGGGGCGTGCTGGGACTGCTCGTGCTGTTGCCGACGGGCGTCGTCGCGCAGAACGTGGGACGTATTGCGGGCGTGGTGACCGATGCGGCTACCGGCGACCCGTTGCCCGGCGTGAACGTGACGATCGAGGGCACGACGCTGGGCGCGGCCTCCGACATCGACGGCCAGTATTATATCCTGAACGTGCCGCCCGGCCGCTACACGGTGCGGGCCAGCATGATCGGCTATCAGCCCGTCGTGGTCGAAAACGTGGTGGTGCACGCCGACCGGACCACCGAACTGAACTTCGCGCTGCAGGAGGCGACCGTCGAGATCGGCGAGATCGTGGTGCAGGCGGTGCGGCCGGACGTGGAGCGCGACAAGACCTCGACCAGTCAGATCGTACGCTTCGACGAAGTGCAGGCCATCCCAGGCATCCGGGACATCGGCGATGTGCTGACGCTGGCGGCCGACGTCATCGACGGGCACTTCCGGGGCGGACGTCAGGGCGAAGAATACTACACGCTCCAGGGCATGGGGATCGTCAATCCCCTCGACAATTCCTCCGCCTTCATGCCGATCATGAGCGCGGTGGAAGAAGTGGAGGTGATCACCAGCGGCTTCAGCGCACGCTATGGGAATGCACAGTCCGGCGTGGTACGCATCTCCATGAAAGAGGGAAGCCGGACCCACTGGTCGACGCGCATCGACTCGCGCTTTCGGGCGCCCGGCCGCAAGCACTTCGGGCCGAGCGTCTTCGATCCCGAGGCCAATCCCTATCTGAAGCTGCTCTACTACAACGAAGGCAACATCTGGCTGACCGGCGATCCCGGGTCCGATACGCCGCAGCCTTTCTACGGAGCGATGGCCTCCGGGCTGACCAGCTATTTCGCCGGAGATACGCTGGCGCAGTTGGCCATGGCGCGGGCGCTGTACGAGCAGATGCGTCGAGATATAAACCGCGAGTACGGCAACGAGATCGACTACCAGCTTGAGCTGGCTACCGGCGGGCCGATCAACGAGCGCATGCGCATGTTCATGGCGCTCGGCATACGAAAAGAGTGGCCGTTTCTGCCCACGGAAAATCCGGACGTCGAATATCAGGCCATGGGCAACGTGGTGGTGGATGTGACGCAGAACACCACGTTTCGGCTCAGTGGCGGCATGGCGCACCAGCGAAACAACGTGTTTCCGGGCAGAAACAGCGTGAGCGGCTACCAGCGCTGGCTGTGGGATCGCATTGTGGGCCTCGAGGACCGGCGGCGCACCAACGTCCAGCTCGGCGGTCGCTTGACGCATGTGTTGAGCCCCAGCACCTATTACGAACTGCAACTCAGCACGCTGCACACCTTCGATGAGATCGGCTCGGCCCCCACGCCCCCGGTGTTGCCCGATACGGTCGATCTCAACTGGGCGGTTGGAACCCTCTCCTGGCCCAATAACAACTCTCCCGACGGCATCAACTATCAAGTGGGCAACGATCTGTTTCAGCAAGAAAAAACGCGCACCATTTCCTTCGAGGGATCTTTCACCAGTCAGGTGACGCCCGCCCATCTGGTGCAGGGAGGCGTGCAGATCAACAGCTACCTGATCGATGTGTCCAATTTTATCAATGTACGCTCGACAAGGTATGAAGAAAACTATCGGGCCAGACCCTTCGAAGGCGCCGTATATCTTCAGGACAAAATGGAATTTGAAGGGCTCATCGCCAACGTAGGATTGCGCCTGGATGTGTGGTACTCCGGCATGGACTATTATGTGGATCTTTTCGAGCCGTTCGGGAAGCCGGATTCTGTAGGCAGGTTTGATCCGGGGAAGGGGGTTCGTGAGAAACCTCCGGTACATGTGCGCCTGCAGCCACGGCTGGGCATTTCGTTTCCGATTTCGTCCACCACCGTGTTTCATCTGAACTACGGTTCGTTCATGCAGCGCCCCTCGTTCCAGTACATCGTGTCGCGTCAGATCGGGCAACTGCGAAACGAGCCGATTTATCTGGGCAACCCCCGCCTGCGGCCGGAAACCACGAACAGCTACGATGTGGGCTTTGTGCAGGCGCTGGGCGGCGGCTTTACCCTGGACGTGAGTGGATACTACAAAGACGTCAAAAACCTGGTCCAGCAGGCAGATTTCATCGACGATCGGGCCGGCTATCAGGTCAGTTCGTATTTCAACCTGGACTATGCGGATATCCGCGGCTTTCGCATCGCGCTGACGAAGCGGCGGGGTTCGTTCACCGGCGCCATCAACTACCAGTACAGTCACGCCACAGGAAAGAGTCCCACCGCTACGGCCGCCACGCCGATTTTCAACCGGGACACGCTGGGCGTGGTGACCACCGATCTGACCAACGTCCCCACGCGCGATATTCTGCTCGACTTTGACCGACGGCACAACCTGATCGTCACGGCTACCTATGCGACCGGAGCAAACTGGGGACCCAGAATTTTTGGAAAATATGTGCTGAATAATATGACATTTTCTGTGTACTCTGTGTTGCGAAGTGGTAGGCCCTATACGTCCCCGTCAGACCTTCGTCGCATTAACGCGAAAAGAACCCCGGCCGAGTACAATACAGACCTTAAGATTGCCAAGAGATTTCGAAATTTCTTCGGGGCTTCTGCTTCCTTCTATTTTGAGGTATTCAATCTGTTCAATAACAAAATATTGAACTACAGCTACCTCTTCCGCAGGCCTACGCCGACCAACCCGAATTTGCCGTTGCAATACTATGAACAATATGGTATCGACGACAGGGAAAACGGCGTGCGGTACTGGTGGGACAAAGGGCGGCAGGGGCCGTTCGCCGTCGATCAATCCTTCCTGATCTACAGCAATCAGCCGCGCTCTTACCATTTCGGGATGATTCTGGAATTCTAA
- a CDS encoding YebC/PmpR family DNA-binding transcriptional regulator, with protein MAGHNKWSKVKRQKAVVDARKSKIWARLSRDIIVAAREGGGDPEANPRLAQAIERARAENMPKENIERAIKRGTGEIQGEDYVEVTYEGYAPGGVAVFIEALTDNTNRTVSEIRHLFTKAGGSLGQPGSVAYLFERKGVIEIPVEGHDELELFELVAEAGAEDLTKDDDTFVVTTPVETFSDVLEALRNAGIEPVEAGLQRVPTTTVTLPPEEAKKVVALLEALEAHQDVQNVYTTLNFDEATLAAIS; from the coding sequence ATGGCCGGACACAATAAATGGTCGAAGGTCAAGCGTCAGAAAGCGGTTGTCGATGCGCGCAAGTCGAAGATCTGGGCGCGGCTGTCGCGCGACATCATCGTAGCGGCCCGCGAAGGCGGTGGCGATCCGGAGGCCAACCCGCGTCTGGCCCAGGCCATCGAGCGGGCCCGGGCCGAAAACATGCCCAAAGAAAACATCGAGCGGGCCATCAAACGCGGCACCGGCGAGATCCAGGGCGAGGATTACGTCGAGGTCACCTACGAGGGCTACGCGCCCGGTGGCGTGGCGGTCTTCATCGAAGCGCTGACGGACAACACGAACCGGACCGTCTCGGAAATCCGCCACCTGTTCACCAAGGCGGGCGGTAGCCTGGGCCAGCCCGGCTCGGTGGCCTACCTGTTCGAGCGCAAAGGCGTGATCGAAATTCCGGTCGAGGGCCACGACGAGCTGGAGCTGTTCGAGCTGGTGGCCGAGGCCGGCGCCGAAGACCTGACGAAAGACGACGATACGTTTGTGGTCACCACGCCGGTCGAGACCTTTTCCGACGTGCTGGAGGCGCTGCGCAACGCCGGTATCGAGCCCGTCGAGGCGGGACTGCAGCGCGTGCCCACCACCACGGTGACGCTGCCGCCCGAGGAGGCCAAGAAGGTCGTGGCGCTGCTCGAGGCGCTCGAAGCGCACCAGGACGTGCAGAACGTCTACACCACGCTTAACTTCGACGAGGCCACCCTTGCCGCCATCTCCTGA
- the ruvC gene encoding crossover junction endodeoxyribonuclease RuvC: MPPSPEHADGLIILGIDPGSRHTGYGVLAVEGERARVLAVDVIHLDEQAAHPLRLLRLFEQLGAIVERYRPDECALEMPVYGRNPQSMLKLGRAQAAAMLAVLTRQIPTVEYTPKEVKKALTGRGNATKEQVRFMVQALLELPAEAARLALDASDALAVAVCHWQHRTCPHAPRRYSSWARFLREHPERLE; encoded by the coding sequence TTGCCGCCATCTCCTGAACACGCGGACGGGCTGATCATCCTGGGGATCGATCCGGGCTCGCGCCACACCGGCTACGGCGTGCTGGCCGTCGAGGGCGAGCGGGCGCGTGTGCTGGCCGTCGATGTGATCCACCTGGACGAGCAGGCGGCGCACCCGCTCCGCCTGCTCCGGCTGTTCGAGCAGCTCGGCGCGATCGTAGAGCGCTACCGCCCCGACGAGTGCGCGCTGGAGATGCCGGTCTATGGCCGCAATCCGCAATCCATGCTGAAACTGGGACGGGCCCAGGCCGCGGCCATGCTGGCCGTGCTGACGCGCCAGATTCCCACCGTCGAATACACGCCCAAAGAAGTCAAAAAGGCGCTCACGGGACGGGGCAATGCCACCAAAGAGCAGGTGCGCTTCATGGTGCAGGCCCTGCTCGAACTGCCCGCCGAGGCGGCCCGCCTGGCGCTCGACGCCTCCGATGCGCTGGCCGTGGCGGTGTGCCACTGGCAACACCGCACGTGCCCGCACGCTCCCCGGCGCTACAGCAGCTGGGCCCGTTTCCTCCGGGAACACCCGGAGCGGCTCGAATGA
- a CDS encoding DUF4290 domain-containing protein, whose amino-acid sequence MTYYREKIIDRQVGRNAELFAQAIARLDSPEKRYPYLRILVSLIEQAHPEWNQAPNKDRQIAQLVYLMSKGQLDMDEVAEVVRVRDEERGYFYDSERSR is encoded by the coding sequence ATGACTTACTATCGCGAAAAAATCATCGACCGCCAGGTCGGGCGCAATGCGGAGTTGTTTGCGCAGGCCATTGCCCGCCTGGACTCCCCCGAAAAGCGCTATCCGTATCTGCGCATCCTGGTCAGCCTGATCGAACAGGCGCATCCCGAGTGGAATCAGGCGCCCAACAAGGATCGGCAGATCGCCCAGCTGGTCTATCTGATGAGCAAAGGCCAGCTCGACATGGACGAGGTGGCCGAAGTGGTGCGCGTCCGGGACGAGGAGCGCGGCTATTTCTACGACAGCGAACGGTCGCGCTGA
- a CDS encoding ABC transporter ATP-binding protein: MLVVDQVTKRYGSTVAVDRASFTAAPGRILGLLGPNGAGKTTTIRMIAAILLPDEGRILFDGRPVGPWSQALMGYLPEERGLYRKLRVEEQLVYFGRLKGLSLMEACRRARAWLERFDLARWRHHKTEALSKGMQQKLQFIAAVQHQPRLLILDEPFSGLDPINAELLKDIVLELKEAGRIILFASHHMEQVEQLCDDICLIARGRILLAGSLREVKQRFGRNTVVMEFDGDGAFLDALAREGAIRLINRTNHRVELALCNGTPPRRVLEAALSHVRELYRFEVSEPPLTEIFKQVVGSPSASATSSHG; the protein is encoded by the coding sequence ATGCTTGTTGTCGATCAGGTCACGAAACGCTACGGGTCCACCGTGGCGGTTGACCGGGCTTCGTTCACCGCCGCACCCGGCCGCATTCTGGGCCTGCTGGGACCGAACGGCGCCGGCAAAACGACCACGATCCGGATGATCGCCGCCATTCTGCTGCCCGACGAAGGGCGCATTCTTTTCGACGGGCGGCCCGTCGGTCCCTGGAGCCAGGCGCTCATGGGCTACCTGCCCGAAGAACGCGGCCTCTACCGCAAGCTCAGGGTGGAAGAGCAGCTCGTGTACTTCGGCCGCCTGAAGGGTCTTTCGCTGATGGAAGCCTGCCGCCGGGCCCGCGCCTGGCTGGAGCGGTTCGATCTGGCCCGCTGGCGCCATCACAAGACCGAGGCGCTCTCGAAGGGCATGCAGCAGAAGCTGCAGTTCATTGCGGCCGTCCAGCACCAGCCCCGCCTGCTCATTCTGGACGAGCCGTTCAGCGGGCTGGACCCGATCAATGCGGAACTGCTCAAAGACATCGTGCTGGAGCTGAAAGAGGCCGGCCGCATCATCCTGTTCGCCTCGCACCACATGGAGCAGGTCGAGCAGCTCTGCGACGACATCTGCCTGATTGCCCGGGGCCGCATTCTGCTTGCCGGCTCGCTGCGCGAGGTCAAGCAGCGCTTCGGCCGCAACACCGTCGTCATGGAATTCGACGGCGACGGCGCGTTTCTCGACGCGCTGGCCCGGGAAGGCGCCATTCGGCTGATCAACCGGACGAACCATCGCGTCGAGCTGGCCCTCTGCAACGGCACGCCGCCCCGCCGGGTCCTGGAAGCCGCCCTGTCTCATGTGCGCGAGCTGTACCGCTTCGAGGTGAGCGAGCCGCCACTGACCGAGATCTTCAAGCAGGTTGTCGGTTCACCATCCGCTTCGGCTACGTCGTCCCATGGATAA